A stretch of Mucilaginibacter terrae DNA encodes these proteins:
- a CDS encoding DASH family cryptochrome, with the protein MSERTILVWFRNDLRVHDNEILLEATRKADKILPVYVFDPHYFTVTPGGGYKTGSHRAKFLIESVADLRQNLQKLAGDLLIAHGNPAEVIPQLAAQYEINEVYHHREVALEETNISEEVEAALWKMKLNLKHFIGHTLYHKEDLPFPIKDIPDSFNTFKKKVERDSNVRPSLSAPQEIIIPTITDAGEIPTLEQLGLPQPVIDTRASYTFKGGETAAWQQLEKFFANYHLTHSGKNSRNSAASKLSPWLALGCVSPRQVYWEVVKHEHEIGNHPMMLELLWRDYFRFMFKKHSRQFFDPEGFKGSAPELADNQEELFEQWKNGTTGVPFVDASMHELNATGFIANANRQAVATYLVKDLKGDWTRGAQWFEEKLIDYSPASNWGNWAYIAGVGNDPRENRYFSPKSPTELDPKGEYAKLWLAEENVA; encoded by the coding sequence ATGAGCGAAAGAACAATACTGGTTTGGTTTAGAAATGATTTACGGGTGCACGACAACGAGATTCTGCTCGAAGCCACCCGTAAAGCAGATAAAATTTTACCGGTTTATGTGTTCGACCCTCATTACTTTACGGTTACGCCCGGTGGCGGTTATAAAACCGGTAGCCATCGCGCTAAATTTCTGATCGAAAGTGTTGCTGATTTACGCCAAAATCTGCAAAAATTGGCTGGTGACTTACTCATAGCGCACGGTAACCCGGCCGAAGTTATACCACAACTTGCCGCACAATACGAAATTAACGAGGTTTATCACCACCGCGAGGTAGCCTTGGAAGAAACCAATATATCTGAAGAAGTAGAAGCTGCTTTATGGAAAATGAAGCTTAATCTCAAGCACTTCATCGGTCATACGCTTTATCATAAAGAAGATCTTCCTTTCCCTATCAAGGATATTCCGGATAGCTTTAATACGTTTAAAAAGAAGGTGGAGCGTGATAGTAATGTGCGCCCAAGCCTGTCTGCACCCCAAGAAATTATTATTCCAACCATAACCGATGCCGGCGAAATTCCAACGCTTGAGCAATTAGGCTTGCCTCAACCGGTAATTGATACCCGTGCCAGTTATACCTTTAAAGGTGGCGAAACGGCTGCCTGGCAACAACTGGAGAAATTTTTTGCTAATTACCACCTTACCCATAGCGGTAAAAACAGTCGTAACAGTGCCGCATCTAAGCTGTCGCCCTGGTTGGCGTTGGGGTGTGTGTCGCCCAGGCAAGTATATTGGGAGGTAGTTAAGCATGAACACGAAATAGGCAACCACCCTATGATGCTGGAGTTGTTGTGGCGCGATTACTTCAGGTTTATGTTTAAAAAGCATAGCCGCCAGTTTTTTGATCCCGAAGGTTTCAAAGGTTCGGCACCTGAACTTGCTGATAACCAAGAAGAACTGTTTGAACAATGGAAAAACGGTACTACAGGTGTTCCATTTGTTGACGCCAGTATGCACGAACTCAATGCCACCGGCTTTATTGCCAATGCTAACCGCCAGGCAGTAGCTACATATTTGGTTAAAGACCTTAAAGGTGATTGGACCCGCGGCGCACAATGGTTTGAAGAAAAGCTGATAGATTATTCTCCGGCCAGCAACTGGGGCAACTGGGCCTACATTGCCGGTGTGGGTAACGATCCGCGCGAAAACCGTTATTTTAGTCCTAAAAGCCCGACCGAGCTCGACCCCAAAGGCGAATATGCTAAGCTTTGGCTGGCCGAAGAAAACGTGGCTTAG
- a CDS encoding TetR family transcriptional regulator C-terminal domain-containing protein, translating into MATIESIQNAYIDYVLTEGHEPKSVYLFAKNNDMSEEEFYRFFGSFEAIEQNIWAELANKTITAIKIQEVWAQYSAREKALSFFYSFFELLKGSRSFAVYSLKKHQRALSSPQVLNTMKNIFEAFADEILRDGLDSGELTDRKFFTKKYKDGLWLQFGFVLNFWVNDNSAGFEKTDEAIEKGVNVTFDLFQRSPIDNLIDYGKFLVKNGSFKEKMGL; encoded by the coding sequence ATGGCTACCATCGAAAGCATTCAGAACGCCTATATTGATTACGTATTAACCGAAGGGCACGAACCAAAGTCGGTTTACTTGTTTGCCAAAAACAATGACATGAGTGAGGAAGAATTTTATCGTTTTTTTGGATCGTTTGAGGCAATTGAGCAAAATATTTGGGCCGAACTTGCTAATAAAACCATCACCGCAATTAAAATCCAGGAAGTATGGGCACAATATTCGGCACGCGAAAAAGCCTTATCGTTTTTTTACAGCTTTTTTGAGTTACTAAAAGGCAGCCGGAGTTTTGCTGTTTATAGCCTTAAAAAACATCAACGCGCTCTTTCGTCGCCACAGGTGCTTAATACAATGAAAAATATTTTTGAAGCCTTTGCCGATGAGATACTCCGCGATGGTCTTGATAGCGGCGAACTTACAGATCGCAAGTTTTTCACCAAAAAATATAAAGACGGGCTATGGCTGCAGTTTGGCTTTGTACTTAACTTTTGGGTGAACGACAACTCGGCCGGATTTGAAAAAACTGATGAAGCCATTGAAAAGGGCGTAAACGTAACTTTCGATCTGTTTCAGCGCTCGCCGATTGATAACCTGATAGATTACGGTAAATTTTTGGTAAAAAACGGAAGTTTTAAAGAGAAGATGGGTTTGTGA
- a CDS encoding HAD family hydrolase has product MYAAIFDMDGTLVDNNPYHFKAWKQLFEQHNRVGVTPELYNEKISGVPGMVIMRNFFGNDHTEEQMTQLFAHKTRNYKEIYAPHVTPINGLERFLTALKNAGFKLAVASSATEANIEFVLSRLPVKHLFDVVVDGLRVSKSKPNPDIFLKAAKDLGVSPENCVVFEDSLSGVKAGNAAGMKVVGITTSHTSDELQPVSQVITDYTELTEHDVKALFE; this is encoded by the coding sequence ATGTACGCTGCTATTTTTGATATGGACGGCACTTTGGTGGATAATAACCCATATCACTTTAAAGCCTGGAAACAGCTTTTTGAACAACATAACCGTGTTGGGGTAACACCCGAGCTTTATAATGAAAAGATTAGCGGAGTACCGGGCATGGTAATTATGCGCAATTTTTTTGGCAATGATCATACCGAGGAGCAAATGACCCAGCTGTTTGCCCATAAAACCCGCAATTATAAAGAAATTTACGCACCGCATGTAACCCCTATTAATGGCCTTGAGCGTTTTTTAACAGCGTTGAAAAATGCGGGTTTTAAGTTGGCCGTGGCATCATCGGCTACCGAAGCTAATATTGAGTTTGTATTGAGCAGGCTACCGGTAAAACATCTTTTTGATGTAGTGGTTGATGGGTTGCGGGTCAGCAAATCAAAACCTAACCCTGATATTTTTTTAAAAGCCGCCAAAGATTTAGGTGTAAGTCCCGAAAACTGCGTGGTTTTTGAGGATTCACTTTCGGGCGTAAAGGCCGGCAATGCCGCCGGCATGAAGGTGGTGGGCATAACTACCAGCCATACCAGCGATGAGCTGCAGCCGGTTAGCCAGGTAATTACCGATTATACCGAGCTCACCGAACATGATGTTAAGGCTTTATTTGAATAA
- a CDS encoding ABC1 kinase family protein → MSEEKAREQNSIPTSKVERSARFVKTGFKVGGNYIKHYSKKLFNPSLDKTELNEDNAADIYESLSELKGSALKVAQMLSMDKNILPKAYVDKFSQSQYNAPPLSGPLIVQTFRKHFGKSPEQIYDKFNLRSNNAASIGQVHQAELNGQKLAVKIQYPGVGDSISSDLKLVKPFAFRLLGMSEKELDIYMREVEERLLEETDYELEVRRSIEFSNACANLENIVFPTYYPELSSKRIITMSWIEGQHLKEFLQTNPSQELRNQLGQALWNFYNFQQHELRAVHADPHPGNFMITPDGNLGIIDFGCIKEMPEDFYYPFFSLTSTNMLDNKEETIKAFRKLEMILPNDSPQQVEFFYSTYHQMISLFAKPYMSSTFDFGHTAFFDELYGFGEQLSRMPEFKQARGVKHFIYVNRTNFGLYNILHELGAQVNTDTYKPHIVLEH, encoded by the coding sequence ATGAGCGAGGAAAAAGCGAGGGAGCAAAACAGTATACCTACAAGCAAAGTTGAGCGATCGGCCAGGTTTGTAAAAACAGGGTTTAAAGTTGGGGGTAATTACATAAAGCATTATTCAAAAAAGCTGTTTAACCCAAGCCTCGACAAAACAGAACTCAATGAGGATAATGCAGCCGACATATACGAATCGTTAAGCGAGCTTAAGGGCAGCGCACTCAAGGTTGCCCAAATGTTGAGCATGGATAAAAATATCCTCCCGAAAGCCTACGTTGATAAATTCTCACAGTCGCAATATAACGCTCCTCCCCTTTCAGGGCCACTTATTGTACAAACCTTCAGAAAACACTTTGGCAAATCGCCCGAGCAGATATATGATAAGTTTAACCTGCGTTCAAACAATGCAGCCTCTATAGGCCAGGTGCATCAGGCTGAACTGAACGGGCAAAAACTGGCCGTTAAAATACAATATCCGGGCGTTGGTGATTCTATATCATCAGACCTTAAACTGGTAAAACCGTTTGCATTCAGGCTGTTGGGCATGAGCGAAAAGGAGCTGGACATATACATGCGCGAGGTGGAAGAACGCCTGCTGGAAGAAACCGATTATGAGCTGGAAGTACGCCGTTCTATAGAATTTTCTAACGCTTGTGCGAATCTCGAAAACATAGTTTTCCCAACGTATTACCCCGAACTATCGAGCAAACGCATCATTACCATGAGCTGGATCGAAGGGCAGCATTTAAAAGAGTTTTTGCAAACCAATCCATCCCAGGAACTGCGTAATCAATTGGGGCAGGCACTATGGAATTTCTACAATTTCCAGCAACATGAACTTCGCGCCGTACATGCCGACCCACATCCGGGCAACTTCATGATCACTCCAGATGGCAACTTAGGTATTATTGATTTTGGCTGCATTAAAGAAATGCCCGAAGATTTTTATTACCCGTTCTTCTCGCTTACTTCTACCAATATGCTTGATAACAAGGAAGAAACTATTAAAGCCTTCCGCAAACTGGAAATGATATTGCCTAATGACAGCCCTCAGCAGGTTGAGTTTTTTTACAGCACCTACCATCAAATGATAAGCCTGTTTGCCAAACCCTACATGAGCAGCACTTTTGATTTTGGACACACTGCCTTTTTTGATGAATTATATGGCTTTGGCGAACAACTATCGCGCATGCCCGAATTTAAACAGGCGCGCGGCGTTAAACATTTTATATACGTTAACCGTACCAACTTTGGCTTGTACAACATACTCCACGAGCTTGGGGCACAGGTAAACACCGACACTTACAAACCGCACATCGTATTAGAACATTAA